In Patulibacter sp. SYSU D01012, a single window of DNA contains:
- a CDS encoding FAD-dependent oxidoreductase, with protein MGESRYSDAVGRDEVVPASADVVVVGGGPVGLTLALALRRQGIDVVVLEAHPGLSRHPKARGVSARSMETFRGLGIESAVRGAAAPDDHVRFYRGRTLLDPDGVVGPPPPTRRTGSTPSPGVLCSQDRLEPILLGAARGAGATVAFSRRVTAVDPTASGARVTYAVADDETPRAVDAAYVVGCDGANSTVRGAAGITLRGQRGLGRFLSVRLSAPLGPRVADRRAASYFLAPELGGFLAVDNDREWIYQHPVPPGAEAEALRADLPAIAARVRAAVGDPDLPVEVRDTMLWRMDATVAQTFRRGRIVLAGDAAHQVPPTGGHGMNLGIGDAEGLAWRLARVLRGQASSRLLDGYAAERRAVAAAVLAICVDNSRRAYEIDDELLLGTTYGAEPPVVAEPYRASGRPGRRLPHVALRGDVTSTLDLVRPGGTLLFAVPSSAWGAAVAATPALGGVVIAACTDGAHAVAVDGDFERRTGLASGEGLLVRPDGHVVARVPPVPSPRGLAEVAAAWAREVHPDAPTARTSAR; from the coding sequence ATGGGAGAAAGTCGTTACAGCGACGCCGTCGGCCGGGACGAGGTGGTGCCGGCGTCGGCGGACGTCGTGGTGGTCGGCGGCGGCCCCGTCGGCCTCACGCTCGCGTTGGCCCTGCGCCGTCAGGGGATCGACGTGGTCGTCCTCGAGGCGCACCCGGGGCTGTCGCGGCACCCCAAGGCCCGCGGCGTCTCCGCCCGTTCCATGGAGACCTTTCGCGGGCTCGGGATCGAGTCGGCGGTCCGCGGGGCGGCGGCGCCGGACGACCACGTCCGGTTCTATCGGGGGCGCACGCTGCTCGATCCCGACGGGGTCGTCGGGCCGCCGCCGCCCACGCGGCGCACGGGGAGCACGCCCTCGCCGGGGGTGCTCTGCTCGCAGGACCGGCTCGAGCCGATCCTCCTCGGCGCTGCCCGTGGGGCCGGGGCGACGGTCGCGTTCTCGCGCCGCGTCACGGCCGTCGACCCGACCGCCTCGGGGGCGCGGGTGACCTACGCGGTCGCGGACGACGAGACGCCCCGCGCGGTCGACGCCGCCTACGTGGTCGGCTGCGACGGGGCGAACAGCACGGTCCGCGGCGCGGCCGGGATCACCCTGCGTGGGCAGCGGGGGCTGGGACGGTTCCTGTCCGTGCGGCTCTCGGCCCCGCTCGGCCCGCGGGTGGCGGATCGGCGCGCGGCGTCGTACTTCCTGGCCCCGGAGCTGGGCGGGTTCCTCGCCGTCGACAACGACCGCGAGTGGATCTACCAGCACCCCGTCCCGCCGGGCGCCGAGGCCGAGGCGTTGCGGGCCGACCTGCCGGCGATCGCCGCACGGGTCCGGGCGGCCGTCGGCGACCCCGACCTGCCGGTCGAGGTCCGCGACACGATGCTCTGGCGGATGGACGCCACGGTCGCGCAGACGTTCCGGCGCGGCCGGATCGTGCTCGCGGGCGACGCGGCGCACCAGGTCCCGCCGACGGGCGGCCACGGGATGAACCTGGGGATCGGCGACGCGGAGGGCCTCGCGTGGCGGCTCGCGCGCGTCCTGCGGGGCCAGGCGTCGTCGCGCCTGCTCGACGGCTACGCGGCGGAGCGCCGCGCGGTCGCCGCCGCCGTCCTGGCGATCTGCGTCGACAACTCCCGGCGGGCGTACGAGATCGACGACGAGCTGCTCCTCGGGACGACCTACGGCGCGGAGCCGCCGGTCGTGGCCGAGCCCTACCGGGCGTCCGGGCGCCCGGGCCGCCGGCTCCCGCACGTCGCGCTGCGCGGGGACGTGACGTCGACGCTCGACCTCGTCCGGCCGGGGGGAACGCTCCTCTTCGCGGTCCCCAGCTCGGCCTGGGGCGCCGCCGTGGCGGCGACGCCCGCGCTCGGCGGGGTGGTGATCGCGGCGTGCACCGACGGGGCGCACGCCGTGGCCGTCGACGGCGACTTCGAGCGGCGCACCGGCCTGGCGTCAGGGGAGGGACTGCTCGTGCGGCCGGACGGGCACGTCGTCGCCCGCGTGCCGCCGGTCCCGTCGCCCCGCGGCCTGGCGGAGGTCGCCGCCGCGTGGGCGCGCGAGGTCCACCCCGACGCGCCTACAGCCCGTACGAGCGCCCGATGA
- a CDS encoding SDR family NAD(P)-dependent oxidoreductase, which translates to MGVLDGKVAIVTGSARGIGRATAQLLLEHGARVVINDLDGDLAQQTADDLGGESTVFAGDLTQDGTPDALVAHAIDTWGQLDILVNNAGYTLDAPIHKMSDDWWSRMLDIHLTVPFRTIRAAAPHLREPAKREREEGREVFRKIVNVSSISGTLGNAGQANYSAGKAGVVGLTRTLAKEWGQFKVNVNAVAFGWIETRLTASKDETNVTEIGGERVQLGIPDGMRELAPMLVPLGRPGTPEEAAGGIFYLCSPWSNYVHGQTLHVTGGQMGGMTG; encoded by the coding sequence ATGGGAGTCCTGGACGGCAAGGTCGCGATCGTGACGGGGTCGGCGCGCGGCATCGGGCGCGCGACGGCGCAGCTGCTGCTCGAGCACGGCGCGCGCGTCGTCATCAACGATCTCGACGGCGACCTGGCGCAGCAGACCGCGGACGACCTGGGCGGCGAGAGCACCGTCTTCGCCGGCGACCTGACGCAGGACGGCACGCCGGACGCGCTGGTCGCCCACGCGATCGACACGTGGGGGCAGCTCGACATCCTCGTCAACAACGCCGGCTACACGCTCGACGCGCCGATCCACAAGATGAGCGACGACTGGTGGAGCCGGATGCTCGACATCCACCTGACCGTCCCGTTCCGCACGATCCGCGCGGCCGCCCCGCACCTGCGCGAGCCCGCCAAGCGCGAGCGCGAGGAGGGCCGCGAGGTCTTCCGCAAGATCGTCAACGTCTCGTCGATCTCGGGCACGCTCGGCAACGCCGGCCAGGCGAACTACAGCGCCGGCAAGGCGGGCGTCGTCGGCCTGACCCGCACCCTCGCCAAGGAGTGGGGCCAGTTCAAGGTCAACGTCAACGCCGTCGCGTTCGGCTGGATCGAGACCCGGCTGACCGCCAGCAAGGACGAGACCAACGTCACCGAGATCGGCGGCGAGCGCGTGCAGCTGGGCATCCCCGACGGCATGCGCGAGCTGGCGCCGATGCTCGTCCCGCTCGGCCGCCCCGGCACCCCGGAGGAGGCCGCCGGCGGCATCTTCTACCTCTGCTCGCCGTGGTCGAACTACGTCCACGGCCAGACGCTGCACGTGACGGGCGGGCAGATGGGCGGCATGACGGGCTGA
- a CDS encoding lysophospholipid acyltransferase family protein: MADDLVKLKEQVYVDPRPAEAFDRYHARTREKEPGPAYEVVRGLTTLLAATFYRGRAYGTERVPASGPLVIAPNHFSNLDHFFMGMGIRRKIHFMAKSQMFVSPIDKVYANGGTFPVRRGAGDAAAFETVHAILDRGGALGMYCEGGRSRTGKLAERAKPGIGRIALESGATILPTAIHGSSHVRNVKRGQFPRITVLFGAPLRYERLGPGNVGRDDARIVANEIFDEIKALYAVVEAGGRDAARAWRPAA, from the coding sequence ATGGCCGACGATCTCGTCAAGCTCAAGGAGCAGGTCTACGTCGACCCGCGGCCGGCCGAGGCGTTCGACCGCTACCACGCCCGGACGCGCGAGAAGGAGCCCGGGCCGGCGTACGAGGTCGTCCGCGGGCTGACGACGCTCTTGGCGGCGACGTTCTACCGCGGGCGGGCGTACGGGACGGAGCGGGTGCCGGCCTCGGGGCCGCTCGTGATCGCCCCGAACCACTTCTCCAACCTGGACCACTTCTTCATGGGGATGGGGATCCGCCGCAAGATCCACTTCATGGCGAAGTCGCAGATGTTCGTGTCGCCGATCGACAAGGTCTACGCGAACGGCGGCACCTTCCCCGTCCGGCGCGGCGCGGGCGACGCCGCGGCGTTCGAGACCGTCCACGCCATCCTCGACCGCGGCGGGGCGCTCGGCATGTACTGCGAGGGCGGCCGCTCGCGCACCGGCAAGCTGGCCGAGCGGGCCAAGCCGGGCATCGGCCGGATCGCGCTCGAGAGCGGCGCGACGATCCTGCCGACCGCGATCCACGGCTCCTCCCACGTCCGCAACGTCAAGCGCGGCCAGTTCCCCCGCATCACGGTGCTCTTCGGCGCCCCCCTGCGCTACGAGCGGCTCGGACCGGGCAACGTCGGGCGGGACGACGCGCGCATCGTGGCGAACGAGATCTTCGACGAAATCAAGGCGCTCTACGCCGTGGTCGAGGCGGGCGGCCGCGACGCCGCGCGCGCCTGGCGGCCGGCGGCGTAG
- a CDS encoding response regulator transcription factor: MAPDRAVEAAAAVGGAPGEAPTPPRPVSRLKSFRVLIAVPEALVAQGLRALVERADDVAVAEAPDAATLAARLDDGETDALLLDPALAEDPGREGVAALLADVRRRAPRCGTVVVGGALGLDDVLAALAGGVTGIVDRTDELDLLAAARAAAAGVVVLSPAVRDVLVDGCGPRPDEAVADAALLRVDELTPRELEVLRCLAAGMRNPQIADALVISERTVKTHVGNVLAKLQVEDRTQAAVAALGAGIAGHEGGDRATD, encoded by the coding sequence GTGGCGCCTGACCGGGCCGTCGAGGCGGCGGCCGCGGTCGGCGGCGCCCCGGGCGAGGCGCCCACGCCGCCCCGTCCGGTCAGCCGGCTGAAGAGCTTCCGCGTGCTCATCGCCGTGCCCGAGGCCCTCGTCGCCCAGGGGCTCCGGGCGCTGGTCGAGCGCGCCGACGACGTGGCGGTGGCCGAGGCCCCGGACGCCGCGACGCTCGCCGCCCGGCTCGACGACGGCGAGACCGACGCGCTGCTGCTCGATCCCGCGCTCGCCGAGGACCCCGGCCGCGAGGGCGTGGCGGCGCTGCTCGCGGACGTGCGCCGGCGGGCGCCCCGCTGCGGCACCGTCGTCGTCGGCGGCGCGCTCGGCCTGGACGACGTCCTCGCCGCCCTGGCCGGCGGCGTCACCGGGATCGTCGACCGGACCGACGAGCTCGACCTGCTCGCCGCGGCACGCGCCGCGGCCGCGGGCGTGGTCGTCCTCTCCCCGGCCGTGCGCGACGTGCTGGTCGACGGCTGCGGTCCCCGGCCGGACGAGGCGGTCGCGGACGCGGCGCTGCTCCGCGTCGACGAGCTCACGCCCCGCGAGCTCGAGGTGCTCCGCTGCCTGGCGGCCGGCATGCGCAACCCGCAGATCGCCGACGCGCTCGTCATCAGCGAGCGGACCGTCAAGACCCACGTCGGGAACGTCCTGGCGAAGCTGCAGGTCGAGGACCGGACGCAGGCGGCGGTCGCCGCGCTCGGCGCCGGCATCGCCGGCCACGAAGGAGGCGACCGTGCCACCGACTGA
- a CDS encoding acyl-CoA dehydrogenase family protein, with amino-acid sequence MSATEAAPAPDAADAPPVRLRAAGWDHLFTGEHEELRVAARRWVEREVVPHLDDWERAGWVPSSAFRRAGELGFLGLSYPEELGGQGGDPVHEAVFQQELARSGSAGFAAALGAPMTIATPPILKFGTPEQRERWVPPVLRGERVAALAITEPGTGSDVAGLRTTAERVDGGFLVSGEKCYITGGVRASHLVTAVRTSAEGGHGGISFLVIERSAPPKGSEDDVRALGRDRGDGISASPLQKLGWHASDTALVTFEDVFVPEDALLGELDGGFALVMANFAWERLSMSIGAVAAMEDVLERTMAFVQQRRAFGRRVVDFQGTRWALAEMTTTLEACRSLTYETLRRHVEGVPALREVAMAKLLTQRALVDVCDRCLQLHGGAGYMREQGIERALRDARLGPIGGGTDEIMKEVIGRSYGL; translated from the coding sequence GTGAGCGCCACCGAGGCCGCACCGGCCCCCGACGCGGCCGACGCGCCGCCCGTCCGCCTGCGGGCCGCGGGCTGGGACCACCTCTTCACCGGGGAGCACGAGGAGCTGCGGGTCGCCGCGCGGCGCTGGGTGGAGCGCGAGGTGGTGCCGCACCTGGACGACTGGGAGCGCGCCGGCTGGGTGCCGTCGTCGGCGTTCCGGCGGGCGGGCGAGCTCGGGTTCCTGGGCCTCTCCTACCCCGAGGAGCTCGGCGGCCAGGGCGGCGACCCGGTCCACGAGGCGGTCTTCCAGCAGGAGCTCGCGCGCTCGGGCTCGGCCGGGTTCGCCGCCGCGCTCGGCGCGCCGATGACGATCGCCACGCCGCCGATCCTGAAGTTCGGCACGCCGGAGCAGCGCGAGCGCTGGGTGCCGCCCGTGCTGCGCGGCGAGAGGGTCGCCGCGCTCGCGATCACCGAGCCGGGGACGGGCAGCGACGTCGCCGGCCTGCGCACCACGGCCGAGCGCGTGGACGGCGGCTTCCTCGTCTCGGGCGAGAAGTGCTACATCACCGGCGGCGTGCGGGCCTCGCACCTCGTCACGGCCGTCCGCACGTCGGCCGAGGGCGGGCACGGCGGCATCTCGTTCCTGGTGATCGAGCGCTCCGCCCCGCCGAAGGGCAGCGAGGACGACGTCCGGGCGCTCGGCCGCGACCGCGGCGACGGGATCAGCGCCAGCCCGCTGCAGAAGCTCGGCTGGCACGCGTCCGACACGGCGCTCGTGACGTTCGAGGACGTCTTCGTGCCCGAGGACGCGCTGCTCGGCGAGCTGGACGGCGGCTTCGCGCTCGTGATGGCGAACTTCGCCTGGGAGCGCCTGTCGATGTCCATCGGCGCGGTCGCCGCGATGGAGGACGTGCTCGAGCGGACGATGGCGTTCGTGCAGCAGCGCCGGGCGTTCGGGCGGCGCGTGGTCGACTTCCAGGGCACCCGCTGGGCGCTGGCGGAGATGACGACGACCCTCGAGGCGTGCCGGTCGCTGACGTACGAGACGCTGCGCAGGCACGTCGAGGGCGTCCCGGCGCTGCGCGAGGTCGCGATGGCGAAGCTGCTGACGCAGCGCGCGCTCGTCGACGTCTGCGACCGCTGCCTGCAGCTGCACGGCGGCGCGGGCTACATGCGCGAGCAGGGCATCGAGCGGGCCCTGCGCGACGCGCGGCTGGGCCCGATCGGCGGCGGGACCGACGAGATCATGAAGGAGGTCATCGGGCGCTCGTACGGGCTGTAG
- a CDS encoding CGNR zinc finger domain-containing protein — MSVDPGPDDHRPRGLGFVCDVLNGPPTAAAWSAAATAHGGRELGGRDVVEDRLAAAVRTLRGIFATPDAETAAGRLNAVLAAPPLPVALARTDDGRWALRPAVPADADAASSLLAIGAFALAERLSDRGRCAWGVCAASDCDRVFVDEGRRRPQRFCTERCATRTRVAAHRARSAAPAPDAATPAGG, encoded by the coding sequence ATGAGCGTCGACCCCGGTCCCGACGATCACCGCCCGAGGGGGCTCGGCTTCGTCTGCGACGTCCTGAACGGGCCGCCGACCGCCGCCGCATGGAGCGCCGCGGCGACGGCGCACGGCGGCCGCGAGCTGGGCGGCCGCGACGTGGTCGAGGACCGCCTCGCGGCCGCGGTCCGCACGCTCCGCGGGATCTTCGCCACCCCCGACGCCGAGACCGCCGCCGGCCGGTTGAACGCGGTGCTCGCCGCACCGCCGCTGCCGGTGGCGCTGGCCCGCACGGACGACGGGCGCTGGGCGCTGCGGCCCGCCGTCCCGGCCGACGCCGACGCGGCCTCGTCGCTGCTCGCGATCGGCGCGTTCGCCCTGGCGGAGCGGCTGAGCGATCGCGGCCGTTGCGCCTGGGGGGTCTGCGCGGCCAGCGACTGCGACCGGGTCTTCGTCGACGAGGGGCGCCGCCGTCCGCAGCGGTTCTGCACCGAGCGGTGCGCGACGCGGACGCGGGTCGCGGCGCACCGCGCCCGGTCCGCCGCCCCCGCGCCCGACGCGGCGACGCCCGCGGGCGGCTGA
- a CDS encoding peptidase domain-containing ABC transporter, whose translation MIGRRRRIDVQLQQSPNECGAACLAMAMCGLGRPTTIEECLEHVGGGRDGASGRGLVEAARRLGAVATAFRVAGTDLSELETPAIVHWEFDHFLLVERATPRWIDVIDPGSGRRRMSAEEFSDGFTGIVITVAAGASIDPTAPPTRDSRREFLRLALRAPGVRALVVQLVVAAVLLQALALVPPFAIKLVLDTVVPQGLDDAFGLAAVAIGALFLGQLAAGLARAGILLALEARVDTQVTMSAFDHVLSLPHAFFDRRSAGDTVMRLMSTASIRQILGTQSLGALLDGLVAIGYCVVLFLIDPTIAAVATALAALQVAVTLVAAPRLAARIDLELVDQARAQSALVETVSEMATIKATGSEARALERFAGLFATGLRSGLRRSQLAATVEAVNGAVRLAAPLVVIWFAARAVLADDLSAGTMVALAIVSGLLINGASSGAAAVSQLQLGRGMVDRLVDLLRQAPEQRIEERVAAPALRGEVELRDVTVRYSPDGPPALQGVSLRIPAGRKVAIVGPSGSGKTTLARTILGLVEAEEGTVRFDGVDADDLELTSVRGQFGVVLQDTALFDGTIRDNIRFHDPDASDARVREAASRANILDEVLRFPMGLDTRVSEGGSSLSGGQRQRLALARALLREPRLLILDEATSHLDALSEAAVHRLLGELECTRIVIAHRLSTVRDADEIVVLHAGRVAERGTHDELLAARGVYAQLLGLQVEADRTAAP comes from the coding sequence GTGATCGGCCGTCGGCGGCGAATCGACGTCCAGCTGCAGCAGAGCCCGAACGAGTGCGGGGCCGCGTGCCTGGCGATGGCGATGTGCGGACTGGGCCGCCCCACCACGATCGAGGAGTGCCTGGAGCACGTCGGCGGCGGCCGCGACGGCGCCAGCGGGCGCGGCCTGGTCGAGGCGGCCCGGCGGCTCGGGGCCGTCGCCACCGCGTTCCGGGTGGCGGGCACCGACCTGAGCGAGCTCGAGACCCCGGCGATCGTCCACTGGGAGTTCGACCACTTCCTGCTCGTCGAGCGCGCCACGCCCCGGTGGATCGACGTGATCGATCCGGGGAGCGGCCGACGGCGCATGTCGGCGGAGGAGTTCTCCGACGGCTTCACGGGCATCGTGATCACGGTGGCCGCCGGGGCGTCGATCGACCCCACCGCGCCGCCCACGCGCGACAGCCGCCGCGAGTTCCTGCGGCTCGCGCTCCGGGCGCCCGGCGTCCGCGCGCTCGTGGTGCAGCTCGTGGTCGCGGCGGTGCTGCTGCAGGCGCTCGCGCTCGTCCCGCCGTTCGCCATCAAGCTGGTGCTCGACACCGTGGTCCCCCAGGGGCTCGACGACGCGTTCGGGCTGGCGGCCGTCGCCATCGGGGCGCTCTTCCTGGGCCAGCTCGCGGCCGGGCTCGCCCGTGCGGGGATCCTGCTGGCGCTCGAGGCGCGCGTCGACACCCAGGTCACGATGAGCGCCTTCGACCACGTGCTGAGCCTGCCGCACGCCTTCTTCGACCGGCGCAGCGCGGGCGACACCGTCATGCGCCTCATGAGCACGGCGTCGATCCGGCAGATCCTCGGCACCCAGTCGCTCGGCGCGCTGCTCGACGGTCTCGTCGCGATCGGCTACTGCGTCGTCCTCTTCCTCATCGACCCGACGATCGCGGCGGTCGCCACCGCCCTGGCGGCGCTGCAGGTCGCGGTCACGCTGGTCGCGGCGCCCCGCCTGGCCGCGCGCATCGACCTGGAGCTCGTCGACCAGGCCCGCGCGCAGAGCGCCCTGGTGGAGACGGTCAGCGAGATGGCGACGATCAAGGCGACCGGCTCCGAGGCCCGCGCGCTCGAGCGCTTCGCCGGCCTGTTCGCCACGGGGCTGCGCAGCGGGCTGCGGCGCTCCCAGCTCGCCGCGACGGTCGAGGCCGTCAACGGCGCGGTCCGGCTGGCCGCCCCGCTCGTGGTGATCTGGTTCGCCGCCCGGGCGGTGCTGGCGGACGACCTGTCGGCCGGCACGATGGTGGCGCTGGCGATCGTGTCCGGCCTGCTCATCAACGGCGCGTCGTCGGGCGCGGCCGCCGTCTCGCAGCTGCAGCTCGGCCGCGGGATGGTCGACCGCCTCGTCGACCTGCTGCGGCAGGCGCCCGAGCAGCGGATCGAGGAGCGCGTCGCGGCGCCCGCGCTGCGCGGCGAGGTCGAGCTGCGCGACGTCACCGTCCGCTACTCGCCGGACGGGCCGCCCGCCCTGCAGGGGGTGTCGCTGCGCATCCCGGCGGGCCGCAAGGTCGCGATCGTCGGACCGAGCGGGTCCGGCAAGACGACGCTCGCCCGGACCATCCTGGGGCTCGTCGAGGCCGAGGAGGGCACCGTGCGGTTCGACGGCGTGGACGCCGACGACCTGGAGCTCACCTCGGTGCGCGGCCAGTTCGGCGTCGTGCTGCAGGACACGGCGCTCTTCGACGGGACCATCCGCGACAACATCCGCTTCCACGACCCCGACGCGTCGGACGCGCGCGTCCGCGAGGCCGCGTCGCGGGCGAACATCCTGGACGAGGTCCTCCGCTTCCCGATGGGCCTCGACACCCGCGTCTCCGAGGGCGGCAGCAGCCTGTCCGGCGGACAGCGGCAGCGGCTGGCGCTCGCGCGGGCGCTGCTGCGCGAGCCGCGCCTGCTCATCCTCGACGAGGCGACGAGCCACCTGGACGCCCTGAGCGAGGCCGCCGTCCACCGCCTGCTGGGCGAGCTCGAGTGCACGCGCATCGTCATCGCGCACCGCCTGAGCACCGTGCGCGACGCGGACGAGATCGTCGTGCTCCACGCCGGCCGCGTCGCCGAGCGCGGGACGCACGACGAGCTGCTGGCGGCGCGCGGCGTGTACGCCCAGCTGCTCGGCCTGCAGGTCGAGGCCGACCGCACCGCCGCGCCCTGA
- a CDS encoding ABC transporter ATP-binding protein: MTAAPSTGGPDPAARPAPQPSAPDVPALAIHGLVKRFGAKAAVDGIDLAVPRGAFYGIVGANGAGKTTTLRMVSGLLRPDRGTVAVAGADVWRDPAEAKARIGVLPDGLPTFERLTGRDLLTFTGLLRRLPRDLVAARTEQLLEVTGLAEAADRRVEDYSHGMRKKVGLAAALLHRPALLVLDEPFEGVDPLSSRVLRGILDEYRRGGGTVVLSSHVVEVVERLCDHVAIMAAGRVLADGPAGEVLGDGTLEDVFVRHVGAPAEETEIREQLSWLGSS; the protein is encoded by the coding sequence ATGACCGCCGCCCCGTCGACGGGGGGTCCCGACCCCGCGGCGCGTCCCGCCCCCCAGCCGTCCGCTCCCGACGTCCCCGCGCTCGCCATCCACGGCCTCGTGAAGCGCTTCGGCGCGAAGGCCGCCGTCGACGGGATCGACCTGGCCGTGCCGCGCGGCGCCTTCTACGGCATCGTCGGCGCGAACGGCGCCGGCAAGACCACCACGCTGCGGATGGTCAGCGGCCTGCTGCGCCCGGATCGCGGGACCGTCGCGGTCGCCGGCGCCGACGTCTGGCGGGATCCGGCCGAGGCGAAGGCGCGCATCGGCGTGCTGCCGGACGGCCTGCCGACGTTCGAGCGGCTGACCGGCCGCGACCTGCTGACGTTCACCGGCCTGCTGCGCCGCCTGCCGCGCGACCTGGTAGCGGCGCGCACCGAGCAGCTGCTCGAGGTCACCGGGCTCGCCGAGGCCGCCGACCGCCGCGTCGAGGACTACAGCCACGGGATGCGCAAGAAAGTGGGGCTGGCCGCCGCGCTGCTGCACCGCCCCGCGCTGCTCGTCCTGGACGAGCCGTTCGAGGGCGTCGATCCCCTGAGCAGCCGGGTGCTGCGCGGCATCCTCGACGAGTACCGCCGCGGCGGGGGCACCGTGGTGCTGTCGAGCCACGTCGTCGAGGTGGTCGAGCGGCTCTGCGACCACGTCGCGATCATGGCCGCCGGCCGGGTCCTCGCGGACGGCCCCGCCGGCGAGGTGCTCGGCGACGGCACGCTGGAGGACGTGTTCGTGCGGCACGTCGGCGCCCCCGCCGAGGAGACGGAGATCCGGGAGCAGCTCTCGTGGCTCGGGTCCTCGTAG
- a CDS encoding acyl-CoA dehydrogenase family protein, whose amino-acid sequence MATDSVQRPDHGAAARHPMFTDEHEELRASIRAFVERELQPHAEEWEETTFPDSVFRRMGELGFLGLHYPEEHGGQGGDYATQIVLAEEMARSDCGGLVMGVAVHTDMANPVLKLLGTDAQKREWLAPALRGEKIACLGITEPGAGSDVAGIQTRAERDPATGDWIVNGSKLYITNGHRADYIVLVTRTDPDAGHAGFTLLLVDMHSPGVVREKRLEKLGMHASDTALLAFQDVRVPAENVLGEEGKGFYHIMWELQGERLIAAAGAVASAQRLFDTTLDYAREREAFGRAIGKFQGTRWKFAEMATKIEAARQMTYSTAWRVMQGDYPVREISMAKLYASRIACEVADECLQIHGGAGYMKEYGIERAWRDLRLNRIGAGTDETMLEVIGRSYGL is encoded by the coding sequence ATGGCGACCGACAGCGTCCAGCGGCCCGACCACGGGGCCGCCGCCCGGCATCCGATGTTCACCGACGAGCACGAGGAGCTCCGGGCCTCGATCCGCGCGTTCGTCGAGCGCGAGCTGCAGCCCCACGCCGAGGAGTGGGAGGAGACGACGTTCCCCGACAGCGTGTTCCGGCGGATGGGCGAGCTCGGCTTCCTCGGTCTGCACTACCCCGAGGAGCACGGCGGACAGGGCGGCGACTACGCCACGCAGATCGTGCTGGCCGAGGAGATGGCGCGCAGCGACTGCGGCGGCCTGGTCATGGGCGTCGCCGTCCACACCGACATGGCCAACCCCGTCCTGAAGCTGCTCGGCACGGACGCGCAGAAGCGCGAGTGGCTGGCGCCGGCGCTGCGCGGCGAGAAGATCGCGTGCCTGGGCATCACCGAGCCGGGCGCGGGCTCCGACGTCGCGGGCATCCAGACGCGCGCCGAGCGGGATCCGGCCACCGGCGACTGGATCGTCAACGGCTCGAAGCTCTACATCACCAACGGCCACCGGGCCGACTACATCGTCCTGGTCACGAGGACGGACCCGGACGCCGGCCACGCGGGCTTCACCCTGCTGCTCGTCGACATGCACTCCCCGGGCGTCGTGCGCGAGAAGCGGCTGGAGAAGCTCGGCATGCACGCCTCCGACACCGCGCTGCTGGCGTTCCAGGACGTGCGCGTGCCGGCCGAGAACGTCCTCGGCGAGGAGGGCAAGGGCTTCTACCACATCATGTGGGAGCTGCAGGGCGAGCGGCTGATCGCCGCCGCGGGCGCCGTCGCGTCCGCCCAGCGCCTGTTCGACACCACGCTGGACTACGCCCGCGAGCGCGAGGCGTTCGGTCGCGCGATCGGCAAGTTCCAGGGCACGCGGTGGAAGTTCGCGGAGATGGCGACGAAGATCGAGGCCGCGCGCCAGATGACGTACAGCACCGCCTGGCGGGTCATGCAGGGCGATTACCCCGTACGGGAGATCTCGATGGCGAAGCTCTACGCCAGCCGCATCGCCTGCGAGGTCGCCGACGAGTGCCTGCAGATCCACGGCGGCGCCGGCTACATGAAGGAGTACGGGATCGAGCGGGCCTGGCGCGACCTGCGGCTCAACCGCATCGGCGCCGGCACCGACGAGACCATGCTCGAGGTCATCGGACGGTCGTACGGCCTGTGA
- a CDS encoding HD domain-containing protein has protein sequence MPDAGPDAPLLTDRFADAVAYAERHHRRQLRKGTRVPYVAHLLAVAAIVLEMETTEDEAIGALLHDVVEDGGGMAAHAEITARFGDDVARIVLANSDSTTVEGPKAPWHERKQAYLDAMAHKAPDELRVSLADKLHNARTIAADHRRLGEDLWPRFTTGRGEDVRWYYGALLAAFEARRDDLGDGGRRTLDELARVIAELGA, from the coding sequence ATGCCCGACGCTGGCCCCGACGCCCCGCTCCTCACCGACCGGTTCGCCGACGCCGTCGCCTACGCCGAGCGCCACCACCGCCGCCAGCTGCGCAAGGGCACCCGCGTCCCGTACGTCGCGCACCTGCTGGCCGTCGCGGCGATCGTCCTGGAGATGGAGACGACGGAGGACGAGGCGATCGGCGCGTTGCTGCACGACGTCGTCGAGGACGGCGGGGGGATGGCGGCGCACGCCGAGATCACCGCGCGCTTCGGGGACGACGTCGCCCGGATCGTCCTGGCCAACAGCGACTCGACGACCGTCGAGGGCCCGAAGGCGCCCTGGCACGAGCGCAAGCAGGCGTACCTGGACGCGATGGCGCACAAGGCCCCGGACGAGCTGCGCGTCTCGCTCGCCGACAAGCTCCACAACGCCCGCACGATCGCCGCGGACCACCGCCGCCTGGGCGAGGACCTGTGGCCGCGCTTCACCACCGGCCGCGGCGAGGACGTGCGCTGGTACTACGGGGCGCTCCTCGCGGCGTTCGAGGCGCGGCGCGACGACCTGGGCGACGGCGGGCGGCGGACGCTGGACGAGCTCGCGCGCGTGATCGCCGAGCTGGGCGCCTAG